Within the Butyrivibrio sp. AE3004 genome, the region CTGTATATTAAAGAAAATGATATAAAGAAAAAGGATGCTTCAGGAAATAAGGTTATTCGAGACGATGCTTTAAATAATCTGAAGAGTATTATTTACGATCCCGGTGTAGGCACTATAAATGAACAGGATATATTTAAAGGATGGACGCAGGATCAGAATTATACAAAAGATTCAAAAGCATACTCTATCGATGATATTCGAACGATGGTTGCTGGTACTGCTGTTACTGGTCTTCAAGTAGACGGTAATAATGTTGATGGAATGCTGCCTCCTAGTGCAGATGGTGTTGAATTAAAATTCTATGCTATGTTTTTTAATCAGTATAGAGTGAATTATGTAGATAATAATGGCATTTCACTTGGCGAACATTTTGTGGATAAATTATCAAATGCGTCGGGTGAAGCTGCTATACAGGAGTACAAAGTTAACATGGCTTATACCCCTGAAGATGATGAACATGACTTCCAAGGATGGATTATTACTTCCGGAGCAGATAAAATTGTTAAGGTGCAGCAGAAGGATGAAGAGGGTAATCCTAAGAAAGATGCAGAGGGAAATCCTATATGGCAGGATGCTAATTATACTAAAGGAGATATTATACAAAATGATACCCTGCTGAAGATATGCGGTGATATCACTTTCAGTGTTAATGCCCCAAAGGGATATTGGATTGTTTTTGAACAGAATGGTAAGGGAGCAACGTATATTGCACCTAAGTTTATCATGGAGAACGAGCGTGCGTTTAAACCACCCGTTCAGGATAAAGATGGCAAGCCACTAATTGTAAGAAAAGGATATACATTTGACAACTGGTATGAAGTAGAAGGGTTTGATGACAAAGGTAATCCTTTAAAAGATGACAAGGGAAATATTAGACTTAAATCAGAACCATTTTGGAAAACTGAGGCGGAATTAAAAGATGGAAAAGTATTGAATAGTAAGACCTTTGTTGCTGCAAAGTGGATTTCAAATGAAACAGCATCATATACTATTCTGATTTATAAGAAAACCTTAAACGATAATACTAAGAGTAATGGTGAATCTGAGAGTAATGATGAAGAAGAAAAGGGATTACAGTTTGTTGCTTCATATGTTGGAACAGGCAAGGTAAATGATAGCATTAAAAAAACAGCTATAAAAAAGAAAAAAAAGAATGATCTGTTTTATGTTGATTTGGGCACAGATGACTACGATACAAAAGAACAGTATGGTGGAATAGCTAAGCCAAAAACAGAGTCTGATCCATATCATCTTATGGGATATACATATAATGAAGAACTTACTGAAGATGGGACAATAACGACTGAGGGAGACGGCGTAGCTAAGATTGTTTTTGAACCAATGGAGTATAACTTCAGATTCTATGTATCAAAGGATGATGGAAATGGCTTAAAGGGATCTTCTAAGCAAGGGCCAGAAGCTAATTATGATGGTAACTGGGACGTTGAGCTTAAGCGTCAGACCAAAATTAACGGTAGTGAGCCGACTCTGAAAGAGGGAGACTACTATTATTTTAATCTTACAGCAAAGTATGGTGAGCGTTTGCTGGATGCTTCAAATAATGAAAGATGGTACTCATATAGCAATATTGATAGTAAACCTGCATTTGTTAGCTGGATTCTTATGCGAGATGCAAAAGCACATACCGGTGATGATAAAGGTAAGGATACAATTAAAGGTACTGTAAGCTTCATGGACGAGCAGGTTCTTGGAGATCTTTCTAAGAGAGATGGAAATTTTGTCACTGCAAGATATGAAGATGGCGTATATAAGTGGAAATATAGATTATTTTTCCAAAATGAAGACGGAACATATCCAGATGATCCCGGAGAGGTGGTTGAGGCTAAATCCGCTCAGAACATAAAGGACTCACAGCATAATCCCGGAAGAGAGGGATACGAGCTTGATGAAGCTAAAACTCTATACCATCAGAAAAAGGATGCTGATGGGTATTACATTGTAGATTTTTACTATAGCCCATTGTATTATAAAATCAATTTTATGGATGGTGAGTATGTAGATGGTGACGGAAATCAGAAACAGAATAGAGCAGCTCATCTGTTAAAGACTGTAGATGATGTCAAATATCAGTCAAAAATTGCCGGTAACTACTATAAGCCTAGTCTTCCTGAAGGACAAGAAGGATATGTATTTGAAGGGTGGTATAAAGATAAAAAATGTACACATCCATATGAACACACAATTGAAAAAACAATTGAGGGCAATGTTGTCTCCGAAAAACGTTTAGGTGAGAAGGAAGAGGATGTAATGCCCAAGGGTGGTATTACAGTATATGCAAAATGGCGTATTATTCAGTATCGTGTATTTCTTCATCCTAATGCGGGAACAAAAGAAACTGTACCGGATTTGTCATGGGGTGATGAAAATGCTCAAACCAAGCAGGCAATGAACTTTAGAGTTTCATATGGTGATAAAATAAGTACACCTTATGGAACACGTTCAGGATACGAGTTTGTTGGATGGTTCATAGATCCGGGATTGAAACATGCCTTCAATGGCTCAGCAATTGTGATGAACGAAACCAATGTTACCACTCCTTATAATAAGGGGACAGATAAGACTGATCCAATGGATAAGTGGGGCAATGGGGCAAACACAAATAATGATGAAAGCCGTTGGTGGATTGAAAAGAAATATGATATCTATGCAAAGTGGAGAAAAGTCATTGATGGAGCTGATGGTATAAAGGTTGTATACAGTCCGGATGATCCTGATGTTGACGATGATGAAAAAATAGAAGTTCCTAAAGATGGAAAGCTTTATGTTGACAACGCAGATGCTTATGCAGTTCCGGCTTCTAAGGCTCCCAAGGGATATGAGTTTGGCTATTGGGTAATGCAGAAGTGGAATGGTTCTGCATATGAGGATGTTAAGGATGAATATGGAAACATAAAGCCTATACTTCCGGGTACAACTTATGTTGTTCTTGTAGATAATGCTAAACAGGAACTTGATAAAGAGCATACTACAGAAGAGAAAACTAGATATACATACACAATTCAGCTTCGTGCAGAATATGTAAAACTCGGAGATCCTACACCTACGTATATTCCTTGGTTTGAGAATGATGGAACAGAAGCATTCCAAATTGATATTGTAAAGAAGGTTGGAGAAGAATATAAGTATACACTTGGTATTAACGAAGCAGTAGATATTCAGAAAAAGCCTACAGATGCTAAGGACAAGGAAGACTACGAATTCGTTGGTTGGGCAAGAGTAAAGATGGGCGAGAGCGAAGCGGAAGCTAAAGCTTTCATGGCAAATTCTTCCAATTGGACACAAAATATTGCCAATAATGATCCCGAATTTATCTACTATAAAGAGAACGATGAAGGCGTAGGTAAGTTCTATTCAGATAAGGCATGTACAAAAGAAGCAAAGCAAGTTGCTGCTGATGAGGATATGCCATATCAGGCAATGTTTGCTGTATGGAAGAAGAAGACAGTAGATGTTGTAGTCAAGTATTACAAGGATAATCCATCAGATAGTAACTATTTAGGTGATCAGTACGACGATACGACTACATTTAAGAATGTTGAGGTTGGGACAAAGATTGAACTGAATATTGCTGATAATGAAGCAGTACTGAATAAATGTAAGTCAGTTGTTGGCATAAATTATGGCGATGGTGCACAGAGTCCTTCTTCACATACTGTTGTAGCTACACCTAATCCTAATGTAATCAAAGTAGTGTATGTAAGAAAGCTTGTGGACTACACAATCAGATATTGGAAGGGTAAATCGATCACTGATACAAATAAGCAACGTATTCTGCCCGATGCTGTATCAAGTGGAAATGCTGCTGGTACAGAAATTACACTTACCGACAGTCAGATTAATGATAAAGATCATAAGCCTGAAAAGGGGTATAAGAACGGTATAGCGTATAAAGACAATACAGTACTGGAAGGCAATAAATTTACATTAGACGCAGATAGTAATAATAATATTATAGATGTTCTTTATACACCTAATAAAATCACTGTTACTATCGTAGGTAAGACGGCAACTACAATGTATACCGGAGAAGAGCAGTCAACCTATAAGCTACCTGCAGATGATACTGACTTCAAAGATGAAGGAACCACAGAGGAATATTTGGGTTATATGATAACCGGTATCACAGCCGAAGAAGGCACAGCACCTAGTAAAACTGATTTGAAGGTTAAGCTTAAAAAAGATGTAAAGGCTGAGGCTCGTGGTACAGAGGTTAAATACAATAATGAGTATTATCCAATGAATCTCCAGGGAGGAACAAAGGATAACAATAACTGCAGCTTTACATGGGATAATACAACTTACCAGGATGTTGAGTTCGATGTAACTGATGGATGGCTTAAAATCACTCCTAATGAAGAAAAGTTAGTAGTAAAAATAGTAGGTAAAACGGTTGAGACCCCTTACACAGGAGAAAAACAGAGTACAAAGACCTTTAAAAAGGACGGTTTTGATCCTATAGAGAAGGGTTACAGGATTGATTCCATTAAGTATGACAATGAAGGACAGACGGACGTTGATGCAGTTATGGCTGAAGAAATTGCTGCCGGTGTTGCTTTGGCAAATGGCGCAAAAGATTATGCTGAAGGAACAGATGTAAATACAACTGATAATCCGAAATACCTCATGGGAATGCAGGGAGGAACGAATGGAGATGCTGATTGTAGCTTTGTATATACCGATATAAATAATACTAACCACTATAAGGGATCTATAAGATTTGTGGTAGAAGATGGATGGCTCAAGATTAATCCTGTTAAGGATGAGATTGTAGTTACCATAACAGGTAATCATGCTATTACAAATTACAATGGCAAGGAGCAGTCGGTTAAGGGTTACAAAGTAGATTCCATAACGAAGAAGAATGGTGAGAAGTTCACAGGAATTACAGCTGACGATATCGCACTTGTTTCAGATGGCAATGCTGTAGCATCAGGAAAAGATGTTAAACGTAATGCTGTAACAAAGGCAATCGAGAGTTATGTGATGGGACTCAGGGGGTCAGAAGCTGGATCGGATTGTAGCTTCAAGTGCACAAATCCTGGCTATACAAATGTAGTTTTCGTAGTTCATGACGGATACCTCACAATCAATCCTCTTAAGTTAACCGTAGAAGTTATCGGTAACAGAGGTGAAGAATTCTACGATGGAACTGAGAAGAGGGTAGAAGGTTATACACTCAACAATGTACAGGCTGTTTCAGACGGCAATGCAGTATCAAACGGCAATGCAGTAACTGACGGCTCAGCAGCAGTTGATCCTACTTCACTCTTTGATAAGAGTAAGGTTACATTTACAGGCGAAGCAGTGGCAAAGGGAATTTTACCTGATACATATCCTATGGGTCTTACACCCGGACAGTTTGGTTATGATGATCCTAACATTGATGTTACTTTCACAGTTATTGATGGACAGCTCATTATCAAGGATATACCTGAAGGTAAGAAACTCCATGTTATGGCAAGTACACCTGATGTTGTAGAGATGTACAGTGGTAAGACATGGCTTGGCAGTGACTTTGATTACACAGTTGAAGGATCAGCTCCGAGTACAAACGCAGCAATTAAGACTCTTGGTGCTATAGGTGATTTTGTTAACAAGGTACTTGGTATTTTTAAGGTTCACGCTGCTGAAACAGGTAAGCCTATTGAAATCAATGGTGTTAAGTACTTTGTTTCAGGACTCAGGGTTGAAGTTAAGGCCAGATCTGTTGGTAAGTATGATCTTGCAATCGTTGATGAAGGCTTCAAGGTAACAGACGTTAACGGCAACGACGTAACAAAGCAGTTTGACGATCCTACTTACAAGATTGGTACACTTACAATCATTCCTAAGCCGATTGAGATCACATCAGGAACAGCTGAGAAGGTTTATGATAAGACACCTCTTGTATGTCATGTGGCAACAGAGAATACTACATGGGGTGAGGGCGATGCAGTAACTTATGAGTTCACAGGAAGCCAGACAGAACCCGGAACAAGTAAGAACACCTTTACAGCAAAACCTGCAAACGACCTTACAGACTTTAAGAACTACGAGATTAAGTATATTCTCGGTGATCTTACAGTTAAGAAGCCTACAGATGTTGAGCCTCCGAAGGATCCCGAAGATCCTAAAGATCCTCCGAAGGATCCGGAAGATCCCAAAGATCCTCCAAAGGAAAATCCTAAGAAGCATAAGAAGCACAATCCTCCTGTAGATAATCATGATGATGATGATCATTACAGAGGTGGAAATGATAACTCTAATAACAATCCTCCTGCAAAGCATGGAGATGTTCTCGGAGCTAAGAGATCAGATGGTGGTGAGAAGGAAACTGTACTTGGCGCAAGACGCGGTGGTACAGATGACTACACCAATACATCCAGAATAATTGTTCTTCTAATTGCAGCAGGCGCAGTTGTAACACTTCTTGCAACTGGCAAAAAGCGCAAGAAAAATGATGAATAATAATTCATAGTTTTAAATGTAATTCAGCCCTGTCGGAAACGACAGGGCTGATATACTGTGTAAAGAAAAATATAAGCATAGTATTTTAATGAGTTGTATGAAAACGAAATAGAAATAGCGTAAAAAAGTACCTCTAAACTGGGTTGTGTCCAGCTTAGAGGTACTTTTTGTTTTAAATTTATTCGTTTTTACTGATTCGTTCAAGTTCTATGATGTCTGCAATCTGTTCAGGAGTGAGGAATCCGTCATTTCTTTTTATGGAGAACAGATCTTCATCTATGGCATTTCCTTTTTGATTATAGTAACCATCATAATCGGCAGGAAAATCAGCAGATGATACAGCAACTTTTTTATTATTCAGTGATGGTGCTCTGTCCGGGAGATTTCCTCTGCCGGAAAAATCATTGGGAATAGAAGCGCTAGTTGCATGGATTACGCCTTTGGCCTTGGCAATACCTGTAATTGGCTGTTCTTTATCCTGAGGCTTTTGCTTATCAGCAGGTTTAGTTGGTGCAGATTTCATTGAACTGTTATAAGCATCAACAAATTTTACCTGATGACCTGTGCCGGCAGACTGTATTGAACCAGCTTTCGGGATAGAAGCAGCATTAAGGAAGTTTTCCTGCGGTTTATTCTTTTTCTTTGGTTTTGACTGCCTCGATGAGCCACTTATAAGATTCTTTAGTTCATTGGCATCACCAACA harbors:
- a CDS encoding InlB B-repeat-containing protein, whose translation is MRKNIARKLAMLLALVVLVTTFGSDYNSIGARATSEEQVTSTNHENYESLFTEGIGEEQNNEQVAEETADEPAKEEVVQEEHAQVETVQEESATEQVSEEPQTEAATEDPAQEETTQVEPAAEEQTQETAPAEEVTPNEEQPAEDPSQVEPAQEEPAQETPAEEKTEEEVPAEVPAKEVVEIKEVTVTYTATKGGTVSNTSETIDVNAEGAAFEGSTAIAWNDKYEFVNWTDANDNEVSTEATFVPSNIEENATFKANFKAAEGIEVDMPELSAEDVHEGGMVVSVKAEEGIFPAGTEISITAISDDQALETAQNELGDQVTTAKGVDITFMFEGKEIQPADRKYVHVSLALEEALTEENVTVLHDHDGEVETIEADVTENANGDVEAVEFDSNEFSIYIVAGGTEEENRLHVSFYNENAKTSDNKDGLIADLYIKENDIKKKDASGNKVIRDDALNNLKSIIYDPGVGTINEQDIFKGWTQDQNYTKDSKAYSIDDIRTMVAGTAVTGLQVDGNNVDGMLPPSADGVELKFYAMFFNQYRVNYVDNNGISLGEHFVDKLSNASGEAAIQEYKVNMAYTPEDDEHDFQGWIITSGADKIVKVQQKDEEGNPKKDAEGNPIWQDANYTKGDIIQNDTLLKICGDITFSVNAPKGYWIVFEQNGKGATYIAPKFIMENERAFKPPVQDKDGKPLIVRKGYTFDNWYEVEGFDDKGNPLKDDKGNIRLKSEPFWKTEAELKDGKVLNSKTFVAAKWISNETASYTILIYKKTLNDNTKSNGESESNDEEEKGLQFVASYVGTGKVNDSIKKTAIKKKKKNDLFYVDLGTDDYDTKEQYGGIAKPKTESDPYHLMGYTYNEELTEDGTITTEGDGVAKIVFEPMEYNFRFYVSKDDGNGLKGSSKQGPEANYDGNWDVELKRQTKINGSEPTLKEGDYYYFNLTAKYGERLLDASNNERWYSYSNIDSKPAFVSWILMRDAKAHTGDDKGKDTIKGTVSFMDEQVLGDLSKRDGNFVTARYEDGVYKWKYRLFFQNEDGTYPDDPGEVVEAKSAQNIKDSQHNPGREGYELDEAKTLYHQKKDADGYYIVDFYYSPLYYKINFMDGEYVDGDGNQKQNRAAHLLKTVDDVKYQSKIAGNYYKPSLPEGQEGYVFEGWYKDKKCTHPYEHTIEKTIEGNVVSEKRLGEKEEDVMPKGGITVYAKWRIIQYRVFLHPNAGTKETVPDLSWGDENAQTKQAMNFRVSYGDKISTPYGTRSGYEFVGWFIDPGLKHAFNGSAIVMNETNVTTPYNKGTDKTDPMDKWGNGANTNNDESRWWIEKKYDIYAKWRKVIDGADGIKVVYSPDDPDVDDDEKIEVPKDGKLYVDNADAYAVPASKAPKGYEFGYWVMQKWNGSAYEDVKDEYGNIKPILPGTTYVVLVDNAKQELDKEHTTEEKTRYTYTIQLRAEYVKLGDPTPTYIPWFENDGTEAFQIDIVKKVGEEYKYTLGINEAVDIQKKPTDAKDKEDYEFVGWARVKMGESEAEAKAFMANSSNWTQNIANNDPEFIYYKENDEGVGKFYSDKACTKEAKQVAADEDMPYQAMFAVWKKKTVDVVVKYYKDNPSDSNYLGDQYDDTTTFKNVEVGTKIELNIADNEAVLNKCKSVVGINYGDGAQSPSSHTVVATPNPNVIKVVYVRKLVDYTIRYWKGKSITDTNKQRILPDAVSSGNAAGTEITLTDSQINDKDHKPEKGYKNGIAYKDNTVLEGNKFTLDADSNNNIIDVLYTPNKITVTIVGKTATTMYTGEEQSTYKLPADDTDFKDEGTTEEYLGYMITGITAEEGTAPSKTDLKVKLKKDVKAEARGTEVKYNNEYYPMNLQGGTKDNNNCSFTWDNTTYQDVEFDVTDGWLKITPNEEKLVVKIVGKTVETPYTGEKQSTKTFKKDGFDPIEKGYRIDSIKYDNEGQTDVDAVMAEEIAAGVALANGAKDYAEGTDVNTTDNPKYLMGMQGGTNGDADCSFVYTDINNTNHYKGSIRFVVEDGWLKINPVKDEIVVTITGNHAITNYNGKEQSVKGYKVDSITKKNGEKFTGITADDIALVSDGNAVASGKDVKRNAVTKAIESYVMGLRGSEAGSDCSFKCTNPGYTNVVFVVHDGYLTINPLKLTVEVIGNRGEEFYDGTEKRVEGYTLNNVQAVSDGNAVSNGNAVTDGSAAVDPTSLFDKSKVTFTGEAVAKGILPDTYPMGLTPGQFGYDDPNIDVTFTVIDGQLIIKDIPEGKKLHVMASTPDVVEMYSGKTWLGSDFDYTVEGSAPSTNAAIKTLGAIGDFVNKVLGIFKVHAAETGKPIEINGVKYFVSGLRVEVKARSVGKYDLAIVDEGFKVTDVNGNDVTKQFDDPTYKIGTLTIIPKPIEITSGTAEKVYDKTPLVCHVATENTTWGEGDAVTYEFTGSQTEPGTSKNTFTAKPANDLTDFKNYEIKYILGDLTVKKPTDVEPPKDPEDPKDPPKDPEDPKDPPKENPKKHKKHNPPVDNHDDDDHYRGGNDNSNNNPPAKHGDVLGAKRSDGGEKETVLGARRGGTDDYTNTSRIIVLLIAAGAVVTLLATGKKRKKNDE